One region of Scophthalmus maximus strain ysfricsl-2021 chromosome 15, ASM2237912v1, whole genome shotgun sequence genomic DNA includes:
- the nrde2 gene encoding nuclear exosome regulator NRDE2 isoform X1: protein MSLRLFTCDITIMALFPAFAGTAGDNVEDSSTELDWLSNKSFRTGEAVSLHTRFLKEKEKRINFGVGRAVSSVEEEKEEAEGDNVSAKRKKKKKSEKKRKKKGKHKKKSGRCSDSSGSDSETTYPSDLKREQKADRLQAPVASNFSWLDDLQLPTEHQFCVDRKPDAANWTYKSLYRGDVARYKRKGSSSLGLHPRSQGVSWQESESNKKQKGGDKKKAADRYFSAVSRQLLRSESAVPLLPKVPDCSDVISTFLPLADEGENNRGETGDRVQTSSVNPLGVYDSSTALWLQGKGQQEQAVQQKQDTQTGDSALLMTRRTEEFNRQLRQQPTDTKLWIKFIRYQDELNLAEFRGEEEQHGSLPTERRKSSYRAVLEKKLSIAERAVDSNPTSVSLQLERLRICQQLWEPSALAKEWKKLVFLHPNSAPLWREYLLFTQSYFSNFTVSRVNSAYGKCLSTLGCVRDGSMLSHPALPGVEEDLLDIFIQQCHFLRQSGHSEKAVSLFQAMIDFTFYKPDSVRQLSTRQQVELFEPFWDSGEARVGELGARGWKAWMLQQERGGWLQPSADDEEEEEEEEEEVKDRSQPRGTVWLDVEWSREAAHWLPWRPDKAKGQSEEDCEDPDRQVLFDDIGSSLICLSSPELQLRFLLHFLSFLGLPVDSVLSPALCQPGLLLENLSFLTEGNKLQPPLTSHDLPATGVNSVGHMTTLQGNRKWMGLGKQGERFVTNLLNMVQPVLPLPHRAVLSLSWMQYEKLKVLHCLRSGNKKRLRSQGKSSKRVAKRLLKEPDNRSSLVLWREYAHLEWLLGNLDEARKVFSTATAIGGTEGLSSPALCELCQLWSVLEVEDQAGVRGGGLTDVTVSPAVSVLTRLAEGTSSSSSSSAQPLSPVSVLKARRSYEQSLSASLSSLDQVHNNPQTNSKGQEDVLGEKLRLSGLVGCYALFQYLTVGIQAANAVYSPAREKMEALHHKLTLDKQANRNKEANLAGADAGNSAADSSHTSWHHVRKIASECQVLAVQQAALLRYHNSISVFPLATLRQMLTSALSTWPSCAPLWSIYAQVENRYHSAGRARRFFHSVTRDNSSVVPRLFAIVTEQRRKQLVDAAQRSYCHDTALPILPENGLSNRILGLFESAIGTDMGAHCPLLWRMYMHFLVSEGKVDKATGILYRALQNIPWAKGLYMDAVQLFPEKLQEYVDLMTEKELRLRLPLEELDILLED, encoded by the exons ATGTCCCTGCGACTGTTTACATGCGACATAACCATCATGGCTCTGTTTCCAGCGTTTGCAGGAACTGCGGGTGATAACGTTGAAGATTCGTCCACAG AACTAGACTGGCTGAGCAACAAGAGTTTCCGGACGGGGGAAGCCGTCTCTCTTCACACTCGCTTTttaaaggagaaggaaaaaag AATTAACTTCGGTGTTGGCAGAGCGGTgagctctgtggaggaggagaaagaagaagcagaagggGACAATGTGTCCGccaaaaggaagaagaaaaagaagagtgagaagaagaggaaaaagaagggaaagcacaaaaagaaaagtgggagGTGTTCAGATAGTAGCGGGTCTGACTCTGAAACCACCTATCCCAGTGATCTGAAAAGGGAACAAAAGGCAGATAG attaCAGGCTCCAGTAGCAAGTAATTTCTCCTGGTTGGATGACCTCCAGTTGCCCACAGAGCATCAGTTCTGTGTGGACCGTAAACCAGACGCTGCCAACTGGACCTACAAGTCCCTGTACAGAGGAGATGTtgcaag GTACAAGAGGAAAGGCAGCTCTTCGTTGGGTCTGCACCCCCGCAGTCAGGGAGTCAGCTGGCAGGAATCCGAGTCCAATAAGAAACAGAAAGGCGGAGACAAGAAGAAAGCGGCAGACAGATACTTCTCTGCAGTCAGTCGCCAGCTGTTGAGGTCCGAATCTGCTGTTCCTTTATTACCAAAGGTTCCTGATTGTAGTGATGTTATCAGcaccttcctccctctggcAGATGAGGGGGAGAACAACAGAGGGGAGACGG GTGACAGAGTGCAGACATCATCTGTAAACCCGCTCGGTGTGTACGACTCGTCCACGGCCCTGTGGCTGCAGGGGAAAGGACAGCAGGAGCAGGCGGTGCAGCAGAAACAGGACACACAGACGGGGGACAGCGCTTTGCTCATGACCAGGAGGACCGAGGAGTTTAACAGGCAGCTCAGACAACAGCCGACAGACACAAAGCTATGGATCAAATTCATACGCTACCAG GATGAGCTGAATTTAGCAGAGtttagaggagaggaggagcaacaTGGCAGCCTCCCGACTGAGCGCCGCAAGTCCTCCTACCGAGCAGTGTTGGAGAAGAAGCTGAGCATCGCAGAGCGCGCTGTGGACTCCAACCCCACCTCTGTATCTCTGCAGCTGGAGAGGCTCAGGATCTGCCAGCAGCTCTGGGAGCCCTCAGCCCTGGCTAAAGAATGGAAGAAACTG GTGTTCCTCCACCCAAACAGTGCCCCATTGTGGAGGGAGTATCTGCTCTTCACCCAAAGCTACTTCAGCAACTTTACTGTGTCGAGGGTCAACTCTGCGTATGGAAAGTGTCTAAGCACTCTCGGCTGTGTGCGGGATGGCAGCATGCTCTCTCACCCAGCCTTGCCTGGGGTTGAGGAGGACTTGCTGG ATATCTTCATCCAACAGTGTCATTTCCTGCGTCAGTCTGGTCACTCTGAGAAAGCAGTTTCTCTGTTTCAGGCCATGATCGACTTTACTTTCTACAAACCTGACAGTGTACGACAACTATCCACCAGGCAGCAG gtGGAGTTATTTGAGCCATTCTGGGATAGTGGGGAGGCGAGGGTTGGAGAATTGGGGGCCAGAGGCTGGAAAGCCTGGATGCTCCAACAAGAACGCGGAGGATGGCTACAGCCCAGTGCAG atgacgaagaggaggaggaggaagaggaggaggaggtgaaggatcGTAGCCAGCCCAGAGGGACAGTCTGGCTGGATGTGGAATGGTCTCGGGAAGCTGCTCACTGGTTGCCCTGGAGGCCTGACAAAGCTAAGGGCCAATCAGAAGAGGACTGCGAGGACCCGGACAGACAG GTGTTATTTGATGACATCGGCTCGTCCCTCATTTGTCTGTCTTCACCAGAGCTCCAGCTCcgttttcttctccatttcttGTCGTTCCTGGGGCTGCCTGTCGACTCTGTGCTCTCTCCTGCCCTCTGTCAGCCTGGCCTGCTGCTGGAGAACCTGTCTTTTCTCACTGAGG GTAACAAGCTCCAGCCTCCTCTGACCTCCCACGACCTACCTGCCACCGGGGTTAACTCTGTAGGTCACATGACCACTCTtcagggaaacaggaaatggatgGGGCTTGGGAAACAGGGCGAGAGGTTTGTCACCAACCTGTTAAATATGGTGCAACCCGTCCTTCCTCTGCCACACCGAGCTGTTCTGTCACTTAGCTGGATGCAGTACGAGAAACTTAAG GTCTTGCACTGTTTGCGCAGTGGCAACAAGAAGCGTCTCCGTTCTCAAGGCAAGAGCAGCAAGCGGGTTGCCAAGCGACTGCTCAAAGAACCCGACAACCGCTCATCGTTGGTGCTGTGGCGGGAGTATGCCCACCTGGAGTGGCTGCTGGGAAACCTGGACGAGGCCCGCAAAGTTTTCTCCACGGCCACAGCGATAGGGGGAACCGAAGGGTTGAGTAGCCCCGCCCTCTGTGAGCTTTGTCAGCTATGGTCcgtgctggaggtggaggaccaAGCAGGGGTGCGAGGAGGGGGACTGACTGACGTAACCGTGAGCCCAGCTGTGTCCGTGCTAACCAGGCTCGCAGAAGgaacctcctcatcctcttcttcgtccGCCCAGCCTCTCTCTCCAGTATCTGTCCTGAAAGCCAGGAGGTCTTATGAGCAGTCTCTTTCAGCCAGCCTGTCATCACTGGACCAAGTCCACAACAACCCTCAGACCAACAGCAAAG GTCAAGAGGATGTGCTTGGAGAGAAGCTGAGGCTGAGTGGTCTGGTGGGCTGCTACGCTCTGTTCCAGTACCTCACGGTTGGCATCCAAGCAGCTAACGCGGTCTACAGCCCAGCAAGAGAAAAGATGGAGGCGCTGCACCACAAACTAACACTCGACAAGCAAGCTAACAGAAATAAGGAAGCTAACCTTGCTGGCGCCGATGCTGGAAACTCTGCAGCTGATTCCAGCCATACCAGCTGGCACCATGTTCGCAAGATAGCCTCTGAGTGTCAGGTATTAGCAGTGCAGCAGGCAGCCTTGCTCCGGTACCACAACAGCATCAGTGTGTTTCCACTGGCGACACTGAGACAAATGCTGACCTCTGCCCTTTCAACCTGGCCCAGCTGCGCCCCTCTATGGAGCATATACGCACAG GTGGAGAACCGTTACCATAGTGCAGGCCGGGCGCGTCGTTTTTTTCACTCTGTAACCAGGGATAACAGCAGTGTGGTGCCACGCCTCTTCGCCATTGTTACTGAACAACGAAGGAAGCAGCTGGTGGACGCTGCTCAGAG GTCTTATTGCCATGACACTGCCTTGCCTATCCTGCCAGAGAATGGCCTCAGCAACCGTATCCTTGGACTGTTTGAAAGCGCCATAGGAACAGACATGGGCGCCCACTGTCCTTTACTTTGGAGGATGTATATGCACTTCCTG gtGTCAGAAGGGAAGGTGGATAAAGCCACAGGGATCCTCTACAGAGCCTTACAGAATATTCCCTGGGCCAAG ggttTGTACATGGATGCAGTACAGCTGTTCCCAGAGAAACTGCAGGAGTATGTAGATCTAATGACAGAGAAAGAACTCCGACTCAGACTGCCTTTAGAAGAACTGGATATACTACTGGAAGACTGA
- the nrde2 gene encoding nuclear exosome regulator NRDE2 isoform X2, which translates to MSLRLFTCDITIMALFPAFAGTAGDNVEDSSTELDWLSNKSFRTGEAVSLHTRFLKEKEKRAVSSVEEEKEEAEGDNVSAKRKKKKKSEKKRKKKGKHKKKSGRCSDSSGSDSETTYPSDLKREQKADRLQAPVASNFSWLDDLQLPTEHQFCVDRKPDAANWTYKSLYRGDVARYKRKGSSSLGLHPRSQGVSWQESESNKKQKGGDKKKAADRYFSAVSRQLLRSESAVPLLPKVPDCSDVISTFLPLADEGENNRGETGDRVQTSSVNPLGVYDSSTALWLQGKGQQEQAVQQKQDTQTGDSALLMTRRTEEFNRQLRQQPTDTKLWIKFIRYQDELNLAEFRGEEEQHGSLPTERRKSSYRAVLEKKLSIAERAVDSNPTSVSLQLERLRICQQLWEPSALAKEWKKLVFLHPNSAPLWREYLLFTQSYFSNFTVSRVNSAYGKCLSTLGCVRDGSMLSHPALPGVEEDLLDIFIQQCHFLRQSGHSEKAVSLFQAMIDFTFYKPDSVRQLSTRQQVELFEPFWDSGEARVGELGARGWKAWMLQQERGGWLQPSADDEEEEEEEEEEVKDRSQPRGTVWLDVEWSREAAHWLPWRPDKAKGQSEEDCEDPDRQVLFDDIGSSLICLSSPELQLRFLLHFLSFLGLPVDSVLSPALCQPGLLLENLSFLTEGNKLQPPLTSHDLPATGVNSVGHMTTLQGNRKWMGLGKQGERFVTNLLNMVQPVLPLPHRAVLSLSWMQYEKLKVLHCLRSGNKKRLRSQGKSSKRVAKRLLKEPDNRSSLVLWREYAHLEWLLGNLDEARKVFSTATAIGGTEGLSSPALCELCQLWSVLEVEDQAGVRGGGLTDVTVSPAVSVLTRLAEGTSSSSSSSAQPLSPVSVLKARRSYEQSLSASLSSLDQVHNNPQTNSKGQEDVLGEKLRLSGLVGCYALFQYLTVGIQAANAVYSPAREKMEALHHKLTLDKQANRNKEANLAGADAGNSAADSSHTSWHHVRKIASECQVLAVQQAALLRYHNSISVFPLATLRQMLTSALSTWPSCAPLWSIYAQVENRYHSAGRARRFFHSVTRDNSSVVPRLFAIVTEQRRKQLVDAAQRSYCHDTALPILPENGLSNRILGLFESAIGTDMGAHCPLLWRMYMHFLVSEGKVDKATGILYRALQNIPWAKGLYMDAVQLFPEKLQEYVDLMTEKELRLRLPLEELDILLED; encoded by the exons ATGTCCCTGCGACTGTTTACATGCGACATAACCATCATGGCTCTGTTTCCAGCGTTTGCAGGAACTGCGGGTGATAACGTTGAAGATTCGTCCACAG AACTAGACTGGCTGAGCAACAAGAGTTTCCGGACGGGGGAAGCCGTCTCTCTTCACACTCGCTTTttaaaggagaaggaaaaaag AGCGGTgagctctgtggaggaggagaaagaagaagcagaagggGACAATGTGTCCGccaaaaggaagaagaaaaagaagagtgagaagaagaggaaaaagaagggaaagcacaaaaagaaaagtgggagGTGTTCAGATAGTAGCGGGTCTGACTCTGAAACCACCTATCCCAGTGATCTGAAAAGGGAACAAAAGGCAGATAG attaCAGGCTCCAGTAGCAAGTAATTTCTCCTGGTTGGATGACCTCCAGTTGCCCACAGAGCATCAGTTCTGTGTGGACCGTAAACCAGACGCTGCCAACTGGACCTACAAGTCCCTGTACAGAGGAGATGTtgcaag GTACAAGAGGAAAGGCAGCTCTTCGTTGGGTCTGCACCCCCGCAGTCAGGGAGTCAGCTGGCAGGAATCCGAGTCCAATAAGAAACAGAAAGGCGGAGACAAGAAGAAAGCGGCAGACAGATACTTCTCTGCAGTCAGTCGCCAGCTGTTGAGGTCCGAATCTGCTGTTCCTTTATTACCAAAGGTTCCTGATTGTAGTGATGTTATCAGcaccttcctccctctggcAGATGAGGGGGAGAACAACAGAGGGGAGACGG GTGACAGAGTGCAGACATCATCTGTAAACCCGCTCGGTGTGTACGACTCGTCCACGGCCCTGTGGCTGCAGGGGAAAGGACAGCAGGAGCAGGCGGTGCAGCAGAAACAGGACACACAGACGGGGGACAGCGCTTTGCTCATGACCAGGAGGACCGAGGAGTTTAACAGGCAGCTCAGACAACAGCCGACAGACACAAAGCTATGGATCAAATTCATACGCTACCAG GATGAGCTGAATTTAGCAGAGtttagaggagaggaggagcaacaTGGCAGCCTCCCGACTGAGCGCCGCAAGTCCTCCTACCGAGCAGTGTTGGAGAAGAAGCTGAGCATCGCAGAGCGCGCTGTGGACTCCAACCCCACCTCTGTATCTCTGCAGCTGGAGAGGCTCAGGATCTGCCAGCAGCTCTGGGAGCCCTCAGCCCTGGCTAAAGAATGGAAGAAACTG GTGTTCCTCCACCCAAACAGTGCCCCATTGTGGAGGGAGTATCTGCTCTTCACCCAAAGCTACTTCAGCAACTTTACTGTGTCGAGGGTCAACTCTGCGTATGGAAAGTGTCTAAGCACTCTCGGCTGTGTGCGGGATGGCAGCATGCTCTCTCACCCAGCCTTGCCTGGGGTTGAGGAGGACTTGCTGG ATATCTTCATCCAACAGTGTCATTTCCTGCGTCAGTCTGGTCACTCTGAGAAAGCAGTTTCTCTGTTTCAGGCCATGATCGACTTTACTTTCTACAAACCTGACAGTGTACGACAACTATCCACCAGGCAGCAG gtGGAGTTATTTGAGCCATTCTGGGATAGTGGGGAGGCGAGGGTTGGAGAATTGGGGGCCAGAGGCTGGAAAGCCTGGATGCTCCAACAAGAACGCGGAGGATGGCTACAGCCCAGTGCAG atgacgaagaggaggaggaggaagaggaggaggaggtgaaggatcGTAGCCAGCCCAGAGGGACAGTCTGGCTGGATGTGGAATGGTCTCGGGAAGCTGCTCACTGGTTGCCCTGGAGGCCTGACAAAGCTAAGGGCCAATCAGAAGAGGACTGCGAGGACCCGGACAGACAG GTGTTATTTGATGACATCGGCTCGTCCCTCATTTGTCTGTCTTCACCAGAGCTCCAGCTCcgttttcttctccatttcttGTCGTTCCTGGGGCTGCCTGTCGACTCTGTGCTCTCTCCTGCCCTCTGTCAGCCTGGCCTGCTGCTGGAGAACCTGTCTTTTCTCACTGAGG GTAACAAGCTCCAGCCTCCTCTGACCTCCCACGACCTACCTGCCACCGGGGTTAACTCTGTAGGTCACATGACCACTCTtcagggaaacaggaaatggatgGGGCTTGGGAAACAGGGCGAGAGGTTTGTCACCAACCTGTTAAATATGGTGCAACCCGTCCTTCCTCTGCCACACCGAGCTGTTCTGTCACTTAGCTGGATGCAGTACGAGAAACTTAAG GTCTTGCACTGTTTGCGCAGTGGCAACAAGAAGCGTCTCCGTTCTCAAGGCAAGAGCAGCAAGCGGGTTGCCAAGCGACTGCTCAAAGAACCCGACAACCGCTCATCGTTGGTGCTGTGGCGGGAGTATGCCCACCTGGAGTGGCTGCTGGGAAACCTGGACGAGGCCCGCAAAGTTTTCTCCACGGCCACAGCGATAGGGGGAACCGAAGGGTTGAGTAGCCCCGCCCTCTGTGAGCTTTGTCAGCTATGGTCcgtgctggaggtggaggaccaAGCAGGGGTGCGAGGAGGGGGACTGACTGACGTAACCGTGAGCCCAGCTGTGTCCGTGCTAACCAGGCTCGCAGAAGgaacctcctcatcctcttcttcgtccGCCCAGCCTCTCTCTCCAGTATCTGTCCTGAAAGCCAGGAGGTCTTATGAGCAGTCTCTTTCAGCCAGCCTGTCATCACTGGACCAAGTCCACAACAACCCTCAGACCAACAGCAAAG GTCAAGAGGATGTGCTTGGAGAGAAGCTGAGGCTGAGTGGTCTGGTGGGCTGCTACGCTCTGTTCCAGTACCTCACGGTTGGCATCCAAGCAGCTAACGCGGTCTACAGCCCAGCAAGAGAAAAGATGGAGGCGCTGCACCACAAACTAACACTCGACAAGCAAGCTAACAGAAATAAGGAAGCTAACCTTGCTGGCGCCGATGCTGGAAACTCTGCAGCTGATTCCAGCCATACCAGCTGGCACCATGTTCGCAAGATAGCCTCTGAGTGTCAGGTATTAGCAGTGCAGCAGGCAGCCTTGCTCCGGTACCACAACAGCATCAGTGTGTTTCCACTGGCGACACTGAGACAAATGCTGACCTCTGCCCTTTCAACCTGGCCCAGCTGCGCCCCTCTATGGAGCATATACGCACAG GTGGAGAACCGTTACCATAGTGCAGGCCGGGCGCGTCGTTTTTTTCACTCTGTAACCAGGGATAACAGCAGTGTGGTGCCACGCCTCTTCGCCATTGTTACTGAACAACGAAGGAAGCAGCTGGTGGACGCTGCTCAGAG GTCTTATTGCCATGACACTGCCTTGCCTATCCTGCCAGAGAATGGCCTCAGCAACCGTATCCTTGGACTGTTTGAAAGCGCCATAGGAACAGACATGGGCGCCCACTGTCCTTTACTTTGGAGGATGTATATGCACTTCCTG gtGTCAGAAGGGAAGGTGGATAAAGCCACAGGGATCCTCTACAGAGCCTTACAGAATATTCCCTGGGCCAAG ggttTGTACATGGATGCAGTACAGCTGTTCCCAGAGAAACTGCAGGAGTATGTAGATCTAATGACAGAGAAAGAACTCCGACTCAGACTGCCTTTAGAAGAACTGGATATACTACTGGAAGACTGA